The Chamaesiphon minutus PCC 6605 DNA window GAATCGCCCCAGATTTGAGGGCTACAGACCATCCTGACGGCTGTTGAGGGCTAATTTCGGCTACAGCCTCACCCGTCCAGATTTTGACGCCCGCAGCCGTCGCAGCGGCTAATAGGCACTGCACGATCGTGTCTGAGTCGTCGGTAGTCGGAAACATCCGTCCGTCAGCTTCGGTTTTGAGCTTGACGCCGCGCTCGGCGTACCAGTTGACGGTATCTTGAGGCTGAAAGCGGCTAAAGGCACCGCGTAGAGCTTTATTACCGCGCGGATAGTATTGGACTAGTTGAGTCGGCTCGAAGCAGGAGTGAGTGACATTACACCGCCCTCCACCAGAGATTTTGACCTTCGCCAATGGGTGTTTTCCCGCTTCGATTAGGGTAACGCGAGTATCGGGATAAGTTTGGGCGCAGGTAATCGCAGCAAAGAAACCTGCCGCTCCGCCGCCGATGATGATGATTTGCACTGTGGGGGTGGATAGGTGGGTGAGTGGATGGGTGGATGGGTAATGGTCATGGGTAATGGGTAACGGGTAATGGGTAATGGATGGAACGCCGTTCCACAATACCTAAAGCCTAAAACCTAAAGCCTAAAACCTAAAACCTAAAACCTAAAGCCTAAAGCCTAAAGCCTAAAACCTAAAGCCTAAAACCTAAAGCCTAAAACCTAAAGCCTAAAGCCTAAAACCTAAAGCCTAAAACCTAAAGCCTAAAACCTAAAGCCTAAAGCCTAAAGCCTAATCCCTACCCATGCGCGCGAGGATCGGCTTTGTCTTCGCTGGGGACTACTTTGGGTGTAAATTTAGAAACTTCGCCTGCGGCTGCGGTGTCGGAGAGGGGATTGCCAGCCATGAGATCTGTTAATTTTAATTCTAAAATCTGGCGGGGTTGTTCGCCGATCGCTTGGGCGAGTACTCGTCCTTTATTATCGAAAAAGACGAAGTGGGGAATACCATCGACGCGGTATTTAGTGACTTCGGGGAGCCATTTGGTGTTATCGACATTGAGCATCGAAAAGTTGACTCGATCGCCAAATTGGGCTTTGACGGTGGCTAGATCTGGAGCCATGGCCTGACAACTGGTACACCAATCGGCATAAAATTCCATCAGAGTGGGTTTGCCATTGGTTAGGGCAATGTCGAGCGGTTGAGATTGTTTGGCTTGAGTGGCAAGGCTGTCGGTAAAGTTTTGGGCGCGAACTCCCAGTACGAGTGCAACGACTAAGACGATCGCGATCGTGACGATCGCAAAGTTACGCATCCGTTGTGCGGGAGGAGTTGATTGCATAATAAAAATTAAGAATTCAGCATAGTATGTAAATTCAATATATCGTGCTGGTTGCAATTGGTGTGGAACCCGATCCGATCGCGCGTCCGATCGAGTGGTAAACTGTCAACTGTTAACTGTCAACTAGTTCGAGATGTTGTCAATCCCCACCTTTCCCGAAGCCGAGTGCGAGATTTTACAATCGTTGGCTGGTTATAGCGATCGAGAATTAGTGAGCTTACACCAACAGCATCCCGAACAGGGCAAGTTTTTTACGGCGTTGTTTTGTCGTTATGGCGCGATCGTCCATAGCGTGGTGCAACATGCGGTAGAATCTCAGCTTCAGGCAGATTATCTGTTTGCGATCGCGTGGCGACAGATTTTTGGCGAACTGCGACAAGTCAAATTAGCCGCCGCTCCAGAAGCAACTAATTGGCAAAACTGGCTGATGGATATTACTGGAAACACGATCGAGCGGATTGAAGTGCCCGCACCAGCACAGATCCGTTATGCGCTCAATGCCGCGCCGCCGCCATTGTGGTGCTATCTAGAACTCGCACTCGATCGCGTACCGCCGCTGTCGCGCTTGGTGGTAGTGATGACTCAGAGTCTCAAATGGAACGAGCAGCGAATTTCGGCTTATCTGCAAGGCGAAGGACAAACAATTCCCGCAGCAGAAATTCCTGCCTATCTGACTGAAGGTTATCAACAATTAGAAGCTGCGGTACCAGACGATATTCGTGAGATTTATCTGGCTAAATAATCTAGGTGGCATCGATCGCATTTTGCACCGATCTAGAAAGACTAGTATGAGTATAGATAGTCGGGTACCCACAAGGGGCACCCCTACACAATTAATCTGTAGGGGTGCCCCTTGTGGGTACCCTGAATCTAAACTAGGCACCAAGATTTGTGCATTCTTCTTTCCCCAGATGTCAAAGCGGGACGCTAAATCTCGATCGGGCATTGCGGGTAGGCAGCGATCGCATCTGCTAGCCACAGATCGAACATTTCCATGAGGATTTGCTGTCTGAGATCGTCATCTAATCGCGGTTCGACAATCTCCTCGACTTGAATTAAATGCACGCCGACAGCAGTGACAATCGGTGCTAGTAATTGTGGTGGTTTAGCGGCAAATATGGTGGCGGAAATTTCGGGACGAAGTTGCTTGCGTCCGACTTTCCCAATATAGCCACCTCGGCGACGCAGTTCGGGATTGGGAATGTATTGATAGGCGACATCGGCAAAGCTGAGATCGCCTTCTTGGAGCGAGTAAAATAGCTCCATTGCCAAGTTGCGATCTTCTAAAATTACTTCGTAAATAATCGCACTGGTATATTCGACTAAATTTTGATAAAAAAACTGCTCGACGCGATCGCCGAATAAGTATCGCGCTAGTTGCTGCGAAATCAGCTCCTGAGTCACCATTTCCTCAAAGTCATCAACCGAAAGAAACCGCTCTGCTAGCCACTTTTGAGTGGCTGCGGCACTCTCTAATTTATTTACCAGCCGAAACTTGTCAGCAGCTTGTTGTAAGTCTGCTGTCGTCGGACTAATTCCCGCTTTGCGGACTTGTTGTTCGATAACTTGGCGGCGAATGATGCCGCGCATCAGTTCGGGAATTTTGCCAGCTAGCTTGGCTTCATTAATTAAATCTCGTTCGGTAATTTTACGTTCGATATTTGCTATCATTGCTCTGCTATAAAGTAGTCTAATTAGAAACTTTTTTAATAAATATATCTGATTTTAATACATAGTATAGAATCTCGATCGATTGTCAGTTAGAATTACTTAATTTTCTAAATGGATCGAGAATAAAGTCGATAATTCTTCGATTGCGAATGACAATTTCAGCCGTAGCAGGTTGCCCAGATTTAAATGGAATGCATCGACCGTCATGTTTGATACAAGGCTGTGCTAGCTGCACTTCGATATCATAACTAGCACTAGTCCCGTTGGGCGAAATCTGAGTGAGTTTAGAATTAGGAGCGACCCAAGTTAATTTACCATTGACAATATCATAACTTTCAAAAGGGAATTCATCAAATTTGAGTTTGACATCTTTACGATCGGGATTGGTAGCATTGGTGCTATCTAAAGATGCTCTGAGCGATTCGCTCCGCTCGGCGGGGATTTCACCTTTAAATACCAATCCGCCACCTTGAGGAGCAATTTCGGCTAATAATTGTTTGGGTTGGACGACAGATCCTTCCCGAACGATCGGTAACTCAAAGATCGTGCCATCGAGATCGGCACGGATTGTATATCTTTGCAATTGTTGCGTGAGAAAACTACCTTGCGCGCGATCGCGATCGATTTCCGATTGTAAAGTAGCAATTTGACTTTGAATTTCTTTCGATTGTTGCTCGGTTTTAAGGACGGCAATATTACCACCTTTAGTTAAGCTTTCTGAGCCACGTTGTTGTTCGGTTACTCGCAATTTTGCCTGAGCGATATCGGACTGCGTTCTAGAAATCGTGCTTTGATAGTTTTGTTGTTGTTCGGTGAGTCTGAGTCGAGCTTGGGTAATATCGGCACGAGCTTGTTGAAGCAGTTTTAGGTTGTTTTCTTGTTGTTCTTTGAGGCGTAATTTTGACTGTTGGAGGCTAGCAAATGCTTGAGTGAGCAGTTGCTTTTTTTCGAGCGCGATACTGGCAATTTCTTTAGCTTTAACTTCGGGAATCGCGCCAGTGCGATAGAGGTTTTGATACCGATTTGCTTCATTTTGAGCATCTTTAAGCCGATTCTGAGCGAGCAAATAGTTGGTTTGGGCATCTAATATCGATTGCTCGGCTTGGCGGACTTGCGTGCGTTTCTCCGCCTGTTGGAGATTGTAGCTCGATTGACGATCGGCGAGGGTTTGTTCGGTTTGACGTAGTTGGGCTAATTTTTCGGCGACTTGACTATTGGCGTTAGATTCGAGTGTGGCTAAACTTTGTTGTGCTTGTGCGATTTGAGATTGTTTTTCGAGGAGTTGAGCTTGATTTTGCTGTTGTTGCGCGGTAGTTCCCAGTCCAATTTGATTTTTGAGCAGCAATAATCGATCGAGT harbors:
- a CDS encoding response regulator, encoding MIAQQHSTPIIKILVVDDLRVVREKLKAILQPHEDLQIIGTAADGDSAIEQLEYLQPDIILLDVDMPKLNGIQAAQIINQKYPQIDVIILSGSIDRDELTNIANSSIKEYIIKGKIDLELADKIRTIYHQSEREVTSPQLDRDRVVEFNRASKRDPSNHSQLTLSPAPLQADFSDNARSQFTSIANTSLSKLHDWSSSARELIDMMPIPWTRGLLYFVAIFLGIAIPWACLFKMDEIGTARGRLEFQGNTIKREADIEGSVAVTKVYVKKGDLVKAGQIIMELDTKNIREQIYQNQLKLNGARQQLDRLLLLKNQIGLGTTAQQQQNQAQLLEKQSQIAQAQQSLATLESNANSQVAEKLAQLRQTEQTLADRQSSYNLQQAEKRTQVRQAEQSILDAQTNYLLAQNRLKDAQNEANRYQNLYRTGAIPEVKAKEIASIALEKKQLLTQAFASLQQSKLRLKEQQENNLKLLQQARADITQARLRLTEQQQNYQSTISRTQSDIAQAKLRVTEQQRGSESLTKGGNIAVLKTEQQSKEIQSQIATLQSEIDRDRAQGSFLTQQLQRYTIRADLDGTIFELPIVREGSVVQPKQLLAEIAPQGGGLVFKGEIPAERSESLRASLDSTNATNPDRKDVKLKFDEFPFESYDIVNGKLTWVAPNSKLTQISPNGTSASYDIEVQLAQPCIKHDGRCIPFKSGQPATAEIVIRNRRIIDFILDPFRKLSNSN
- a CDS encoding peptidylprolyl isomerase, with protein sequence MIANIERKITERDLINEAKLAGKIPELMRGIIRRQVIEQQVRKAGISPTTADLQQAADKFRLVNKLESAAATQKWLAERFLSVDDFEEMVTQELISQQLARYLFGDRVEQFFYQNLVEYTSAIIYEVILEDRNLAMELFYSLQEGDLSFADVAYQYIPNPELRRRGGYIGKVGRKQLRPEISATIFAAKPPQLLAPIVTAVGVHLIQVEEIVEPRLDDDLRQQILMEMFDLWLADAIAAYPQCPIEI
- a CDS encoding thioredoxin family protein: MQSTPPAQRMRNFAIVTIAIVLVVALVLGVRAQNFTDSLATQAKQSQPLDIALTNGKPTLMEFYADWCTSCQAMAPDLATVKAQFGDRVNFSMLNVDNTKWLPEVTKYRVDGIPHFVFFDNKGRVLAQAIGEQPRQILELKLTDLMAGNPLSDTAAAGEVSKFTPKVVPSEDKADPRAHG